One Streptomyces hundungensis DNA segment encodes these proteins:
- a CDS encoding alpha/beta fold hydrolase, giving the protein MSETGTGDAVVSAVQDAQAAVGTWRLASIAGAAIGVVAAGAAAGVAIERLTVGRGMRRKARLALDASGPYGALRGTPGKAVADDGTVLYYESDEVEPEAGANGPRKRRLFGRKVPAPVTVVFSHGYCLNQDSWHFQRAALRGVLRTVHWDQRSHGRSDRGKSQRDGVPVDIDRLGRDLKTVIDAAAPTGPLVLVGHSMGGMTIMALADQYPELIRDRVVGVAFVGTSSGKLGEVNYGLPVAGVNAVRRVLPGVLKALGSQAELVERGRRATADLFAGMIKRYSFSSKDVDPAIARFAERMIESTPIDVVAEFYPAFSDHDKTTALAIFAEVPVLVLAGDRDLVTPSSHSEAIADLLPDAELVIVPDGGHLVMLEHPETVTDRLADLLARVGAVPQAANVGTYGSTAQQPGR; this is encoded by the coding sequence GTGAGCGAGACCGGCACGGGGGACGCCGTCGTATCCGCGGTCCAGGATGCCCAGGCGGCGGTCGGCACATGGCGCCTGGCCTCGATCGCGGGCGCAGCGATAGGCGTGGTCGCGGCGGGCGCGGCGGCGGGCGTCGCCATAGAGCGGCTGACCGTCGGGCGCGGGATGCGCAGGAAGGCGCGACTGGCCCTGGACGCGTCCGGGCCGTACGGCGCGCTGCGGGGCACGCCCGGCAAGGCGGTCGCCGACGACGGGACCGTCCTGTACTACGAGAGCGACGAGGTCGAGCCGGAGGCGGGCGCCAACGGTCCGCGCAAGCGCAGGCTCTTCGGGCGCAAGGTCCCGGCCCCGGTCACGGTGGTGTTCTCGCACGGCTACTGCCTCAACCAGGACTCCTGGCACTTCCAGCGGGCGGCCCTGCGCGGAGTGCTGCGCACGGTGCACTGGGACCAGCGCAGCCACGGCCGCTCGGACCGCGGCAAGTCCCAGCGCGACGGCGTCCCGGTCGACATCGACCGGCTCGGCCGCGATCTGAAGACGGTCATCGACGCGGCCGCGCCCACGGGCCCGCTCGTCCTCGTCGGCCACTCCATGGGCGGCATGACGATCATGGCGCTGGCCGACCAGTACCCGGAACTCATCCGGGACCGCGTCGTCGGCGTCGCCTTCGTGGGGACGTCGTCGGGCAAGCTCGGCGAGGTCAACTACGGGCTCCCGGTGGCCGGGGTCAACGCGGTGCGCCGGGTGCTGCCGGGCGTGCTGAAGGCGCTGGGCTCCCAGGCAGAGCTGGTGGAGCGGGGGCGGCGGGCGACGGCCGACCTGTTCGCGGGCATGATCAAGCGGTACTCGTTCTCCTCCAAGGACGTCGACCCGGCGATCGCCCGGTTCGCCGAGCGGATGATCGAGAGCACCCCGATCGACGTGGTCGCGGAGTTCTACCCGGCCTTCTCCGACCACGACAAGACGACGGCGCTCGCGATCTTCGCGGAGGTCCCCGTGCTGGTCCTGGCCGGCGACCGCGACCTGGTCACGCCCAGCTCGCACAGCGAGGCCATCGCCGATCTGCTGCCCGACGCCGAACTGGTCATCGTGCCGGACGGCGGACACCTGGTGATGCTGGAGCACCCCGAGACGGTCACCGATCGCCTCGCGGATCTCCTGGCCCGGGTCGGGGCGGTGCCGCAGGCCGCTAACGTTGGGACGTATGGAAGCACCGCACAGCAGCCCGGCCGCTGA
- the tsaB gene encoding tRNA (adenosine(37)-N6)-threonylcarbamoyltransferase complex dimerization subunit type 1 TsaB produces MLLLAVDTATPAVTVALHDGTSVVAESRQVDARRHGELLLPAVDRVLAEAGLNLSAVTDLVVGVGPGPYTGLRVGLVTAATFGSVLGVPVHGLCTLDGLAYASGIEGPFVVATDARRKEVYWARYDDFRTRVGEPSVDRPADIADELSGLPVVGQGAVLYPDSFPLARDPEHQSAGALAALAAEKLAAGAEFLPPTPLYLRRPDAQVPKNYKVVTPK; encoded by the coding sequence GTGCTCTTGCTCGCCGTTGATACCGCCACCCCCGCCGTCACCGTCGCCCTGCACGACGGCACCTCCGTCGTCGCCGAGTCCCGTCAGGTCGACGCCCGCCGGCACGGGGAGTTGCTGCTGCCCGCCGTCGACCGGGTGCTCGCCGAGGCGGGCCTGAACCTCTCCGCCGTGACGGACCTCGTCGTCGGCGTCGGCCCCGGCCCCTACACCGGGCTCCGGGTCGGCCTGGTCACCGCCGCCACCTTCGGCTCGGTGCTCGGCGTGCCCGTCCACGGACTGTGCACCCTGGACGGACTCGCCTACGCCTCCGGCATCGAGGGGCCGTTCGTGGTCGCCACGGACGCCCGCCGCAAGGAGGTCTACTGGGCCCGCTACGACGACTTCCGCACCCGCGTCGGCGAGCCGTCGGTCGACCGGCCCGCCGACATCGCCGACGAGCTGAGCGGCCTGCCCGTCGTCGGCCAGGGCGCCGTGCTCTACCCGGACTCCTTCCCGCTCGCGCGCGACCCCGAGCACCAGTCGGCCGGAGCGCTCGCGGCGCTGGCCGCCGAAAAGCTCGCCGCGGGCGCGGAGTTCCTGCCGCCGACGCCGCTGTATCTGCGCCGTCCGGACGCGCAGGTGCCCAAGAACTACAAGGTGGTCACCCCGAAGTGA
- a CDS encoding L,D-transpeptidase family protein, which produces MPPKRSRRQSWTTYGLVLAAALALAAAPPAAAELPPPPPAHPAAPAPAPAPAAPGDPAPADVLVPGLAPDAHAGPLDTPDQVLPPLVYEPGAAEDAVEPADAPEGAYRLVEYVPQGELAAKPGSCTTRTGPYQRQIERWLRRAVDGRQSAADCAAIRTFQQAQGISPAIGFAGPVTWSRMQFLSARKNPNAAHKCPVKAQRVACVDLTRQLMWVQTGKKVTFGPVPIRSGRASMPTRGGWHKVYWRHKNHWSTIYHQSMPYAQFFDGGQAFHAIYHSVYTSVGSQGCVNLGLADARKLWDVLRKGDGVYVWGHRDGT; this is translated from the coding sequence ATGCCACCAAAGCGCTCCAGGCGCCAGAGCTGGACTACTTACGGCCTCGTACTCGCGGCAGCCCTCGCCCTGGCAGCCGCACCCCCGGCCGCCGCAGAGCTCCCACCCCCACCCCCGGCCCACCCCGCCGCCCCGGCACCCGCACCCGCCCCCGCCGCCCCCGGCGACCCCGCCCCCGCCGACGTCCTCGTACCCGGCCTCGCGCCGGACGCGCACGCGGGGCCGCTGGACACCCCGGACCAGGTGTTGCCGCCCCTCGTGTACGAGCCCGGCGCCGCCGAGGACGCCGTGGAGCCGGCCGACGCCCCCGAGGGCGCGTACCGGCTCGTCGAGTACGTACCGCAGGGCGAGCTCGCCGCGAAGCCGGGCAGTTGCACCACCAGGACCGGGCCCTACCAGCGCCAGATCGAGCGCTGGCTGCGGCGCGCGGTGGACGGCAGGCAGTCCGCCGCCGACTGCGCCGCGATCCGCACGTTCCAGCAGGCGCAGGGCATTTCACCGGCGATCGGCTTCGCGGGCCCGGTGACCTGGTCGCGGATGCAGTTCCTGTCGGCCCGCAAGAACCCCAACGCCGCGCACAAGTGCCCCGTCAAGGCGCAGCGGGTGGCGTGCGTGGATCTGACGCGGCAGTTGATGTGGGTGCAGACCGGCAAGAAGGTGACGTTCGGGCCGGTGCCGATCCGCAGCGGTCGGGCCTCGATGCCCACCCGGGGCGGCTGGCACAAGGTGTACTGGCGGCACAAGAACCACTGGTCGACGATCTACCACCAGTCCATGCCCTACGCCCAGTTCTTCGACGGCGGGCAGGCCTTCCACGCCATCTACCACAGCGTGTACACCTCGGTGGGCAGCCAGGGTTGCGTGAATCTGGGCCTGGCCGACGCCCGAAAGCTCTGGGACGTCCTGCGCAAGGGCGACGGCGTCTATGTGTGGGGGCACCGGGACGGCACCTGA
- a CDS encoding polysaccharide deacetylase family protein, whose product MGWLVRKKAIGAALFGLLMVTGCSSGGGSGSAPSASTPSGASAGTSSTSPSGDTADVEAAYRKWGLKPFAAPPAPPAEKPVRGKPGEVPVVSDIPTKEKIVFVTFDDGAEKDPKFVAMMKDLKVPFTMFLTDDIIRGDYGYFKPLQELGNSIENHTLSHPNLRTLGEAAQKNEICTQQKKLGAQYGKVPGLFRPPYGNWNENTRAAAKSCDVRALVLWRESMQITNMQYQRGDKKLHPGDIILAHFRGPKELKGASMTEMTANMLRHIQEQGFTLARLEDYV is encoded by the coding sequence ATGGGTTGGCTCGTGCGCAAGAAAGCGATCGGCGCGGCTCTCTTCGGCCTGCTGATGGTCACGGGCTGTTCGTCCGGCGGTGGCTCGGGCAGCGCCCCGTCCGCGTCCACCCCGTCCGGGGCGTCCGCCGGTACGTCCTCGACGTCCCCGAGCGGTGACACGGCGGACGTCGAGGCCGCGTACCGCAAGTGGGGGCTCAAGCCCTTCGCGGCGCCGCCCGCGCCGCCGGCCGAGAAGCCGGTGCGGGGCAAGCCGGGCGAGGTGCCGGTGGTGAGCGACATCCCCACCAAGGAGAAGATCGTCTTCGTGACGTTCGACGACGGGGCCGAGAAGGACCCCAAGTTCGTCGCCATGATGAAGGACCTGAAGGTCCCCTTCACGATGTTCCTGACCGACGACATCATCCGCGGCGACTACGGCTACTTCAAGCCGCTCCAGGAGCTCGGCAACTCCATAGAGAACCACACGCTCTCGCATCCGAACCTGCGCACTCTCGGCGAGGCCGCGCAGAAGAACGAGATATGCACCCAGCAGAAGAAGCTGGGCGCGCAGTACGGCAAGGTGCCCGGCCTCTTCCGGCCCCCGTACGGCAACTGGAACGAGAACACGCGCGCGGCCGCCAAGTCCTGCGACGTCCGGGCGCTGGTGCTGTGGCGCGAGTCGATGCAGATAACCAACATGCAGTACCAGCGCGGTGACAAGAAGCTGCACCCCGGCGACATCATCCTGGCGCACTTCCGGGGGCCCAAGGAGCTCAAGGGGGCGTCCATGACGGAGATGACGGCGAATATGCTCCGCCACATACAGGAGCAGGGTTTCACCCTGGCCCGCCTGGAGGACTACGTCTAG
- the rimI gene encoding ribosomal protein S18-alanine N-acetyltransferase, producing MRWWDIAPVLDLEHELFPEDAWSAGMFWSELAHARGPGATRRYVVAESFENGRARLVGYAGLAAAGELADVQTIAAARDQWGTGLGARLLTDLLKHATAFECDEVLLEVRVDNTRAQKLYERFGFEPIGFRRGYYQPGNVDALVMRLTVQEYVQGTEETD from the coding sequence ATGCGCTGGTGGGACATCGCGCCCGTGCTCGACCTCGAACACGAACTGTTCCCCGAGGACGCCTGGTCGGCGGGGATGTTCTGGTCCGAGCTCGCCCACGCGCGCGGGCCCGGCGCCACCCGCCGCTATGTGGTGGCCGAGTCCTTCGAGAACGGCCGGGCGCGGCTCGTCGGCTACGCCGGGCTCGCCGCCGCCGGTGAGCTCGCCGACGTCCAGACCATCGCCGCCGCCCGCGACCAGTGGGGCACCGGCCTCGGCGCCCGCCTGCTGACCGACCTCCTCAAGCACGCCACCGCCTTCGAGTGCGACGAGGTCCTGCTCGAAGTGCGCGTGGACAACACCCGGGCCCAGAAGCTGTACGAGCGCTTCGGCTTCGAGCCCATCGGCTTCCGGCGCGGCTACTACCAGCCGGGCAACGTCGACGCGCTCGTGATGCGACTGACCGTCCAGGAATACGTCCAAGGAACAGAAGAGACTGACTGA
- the alr gene encoding alanine racemase: MTQNPAVRARAEIDLGALRANVRTLRARSSGAQLMAVVKADAYGHGAVPCARAARQAGAAWIGTATPDEALALRAAGIEGPMMCWLWTPGGPWREAIEADIDVSVSGMWALREVTEAARAAGRTARIQLKADTGLGRNGCQPADWPELVHAALAAPEVTVTGLWSHLACADEPGHPSIAAQLSVFEEMLGFAEKAGVTPEVRHIANSPATLTLPESHYDLVRTGIAMYGISPAPELGTARELGLRPVMTLSASVALSKQVPAGHGVSYGHHYVTEHETTLGLVPLGYADGIPRHASGRGPVLVGGKVRTAAGRIAMDQFVVDLEGDTVEPGARAVLFGPGDAGEPTAEDWARAADTIAYEIVTRIGARVPRVHVNERSGAA; the protein is encoded by the coding sequence ATGACTCAGAACCCCGCCGTGCGCGCCCGCGCCGAGATCGACCTCGGCGCGCTGCGTGCCAACGTGCGTACGCTGCGCGCCCGTTCGTCCGGCGCGCAGCTCATGGCCGTGGTGAAGGCGGACGCGTACGGGCACGGCGCCGTGCCGTGCGCGCGGGCGGCGCGGCAGGCGGGCGCCGCCTGGATCGGCACCGCCACCCCCGACGAGGCGCTCGCCCTGCGCGCGGCCGGCATCGAGGGCCCCATGATGTGCTGGCTGTGGACGCCCGGCGGCCCCTGGCGCGAGGCGATCGAGGCGGACATCGACGTCTCGGTGAGCGGGATGTGGGCGCTGCGGGAGGTCACCGAGGCGGCCCGCGCCGCGGGACGCACGGCCAGGATCCAGCTCAAGGCCGACACCGGCCTCGGCCGCAACGGCTGCCAGCCCGCCGACTGGCCGGAACTGGTGCACGCCGCGCTCGCCGCCCCCGAGGTGACCGTCACCGGCCTGTGGTCGCACCTGGCCTGCGCCGACGAGCCGGGCCACCCCTCGATCGCCGCCCAGCTCTCGGTGTTCGAGGAGATGCTCGGCTTCGCCGAGAAGGCGGGCGTCACCCCCGAGGTGCGGCACATCGCGAACTCCCCGGCCACCTTGACCCTCCCCGAGTCGCACTACGACCTCGTGCGCACCGGCATCGCGATGTACGGCATCTCCCCGGCGCCCGAGCTGGGCACCGCCCGCGAGCTCGGCCTGCGGCCCGTCATGACGCTCTCCGCCTCGGTCGCGCTGAGCAAGCAGGTCCCGGCGGGCCACGGCGTCAGTTACGGGCATCACTACGTCACCGAGCACGAGACCACCCTCGGCCTGGTGCCGCTCGGTTACGCCGACGGCATCCCGCGGCACGCCTCGGGGCGCGGCCCGGTTCTGGTGGGCGGGAAAGTGCGTACCGCGGCGGGCCGCATTGCCATGGATCAGTTCGTGGTCGACCTTGAGGGGGACACGGTCGAGCCGGGCGCCCGGGCCGTGCTGTTCGGTCCGGGTGACGCGGGGGAGCCGACGGCCGAGGACTGGGCGCGGGCGGCCGACACCATCGCGTACGAGATCGTGACGCGCATCGGTGCGCGGGTACCCCGCGTCCATGTCAACGAGCGTTCCGGCGCAGCGTAG
- the tsaE gene encoding tRNA (adenosine(37)-N6)-threonylcarbamoyltransferase complex ATPase subunit type 1 TsaE, with protein sequence MEAPHSSPAADAGTRLTLNSPSEMQELGRRIAKLLRPGDLVMLTGELGAGKTTLTRGLGEGLGVRGAVTSPTFVIARVHPSLVGGPALVHVDAYRLGGGLDEMEDLDLDVSLPESVVVVEWGEGKVEELSDDRLQVLIDRVVGETDDDRRTVTVTGIGPRWSGAGVEGL encoded by the coding sequence ATGGAAGCACCGCACAGCAGCCCGGCCGCTGACGCCGGCACCCGGCTGACCCTCAACTCCCCTTCTGAAATGCAGGAGTTGGGCCGCCGCATCGCCAAACTGCTCCGCCCCGGCGACCTCGTGATGCTCACGGGGGAGCTCGGCGCCGGAAAGACGACCCTCACCCGTGGCCTCGGCGAGGGCCTCGGTGTGCGCGGCGCCGTGACGTCCCCCACCTTCGTCATCGCCCGCGTCCACCCCTCGCTGGTCGGCGGTCCCGCCCTGGTGCACGTGGACGCGTACCGGCTCGGCGGGGGCCTCGACGAGATGGAGGACCTCGACCTCGACGTGTCGCTGCCCGAGTCCGTGGTGGTCGTCGAGTGGGGCGAGGGCAAGGTCGAGGAGCTGTCCGACGACCGGCTCCAGGTACTGATCGACCGGGTCGTGGGCGAGACCGACGACGACCGCAGGACCGTGACGGTCACCGGAATCGGGCCCCGCTGGAGCGGCGCGGGCGTCGAGGGGCTCTGA
- a CDS encoding holo-ACP synthase, which yields MIIGVGIDVAEIERFGQSIERTPAMLQRLFVESELILPGGERRGVASLAVRFAAKEALAKALGAPAGLLWTDAEVYVEANGQPRLRVRGSVAARAAELGVRHWHVSLSHDAGVASAVVIAEG from the coding sequence GTGATTATTGGGGTCGGCATTGACGTGGCCGAGATCGAGCGGTTCGGGCAGTCCATCGAGCGGACGCCCGCGATGCTCCAACGGCTGTTCGTGGAGAGCGAGTTGATACTCCCCGGCGGCGAACGGCGCGGGGTGGCGTCGCTGGCCGTCCGCTTCGCCGCGAAGGAGGCCCTCGCGAAGGCGCTCGGGGCGCCGGCGGGGCTGCTGTGGACGGACGCGGAAGTGTATGTGGAGGCCAATGGGCAGCCCCGGCTGCGGGTGCGGGGGTCTGTGGCGGCGCGGGCGGCGGAGTTGGGGGTTCGGCATTGGCATGTTTCGTTGAGTCATGACGCGGGGGTGGCGTCGGCGGTGGTGATCGCGGAGGGTTAG
- the tsaD gene encoding tRNA (adenosine(37)-N6)-threonylcarbamoyltransferase complex transferase subunit TsaD translates to MMADEPLVLGIETSCDETGVGIVRGTTLLADAVASSVDTHARFGGVVPEIASRAHLEAMVPTIERALKTAGISARDLDGIAVTAGPGLAGALLVGVSAAKAYAYALDKPLYGVNHLASHICVDQLEHGPLPEPTMALLVSGGHSSLLLAPDITADVRPMGATIDDAAGEAFDKIARVLQLGFPGGPVIDRLAKEGDPNAIAFPRGLTGSRDPAYDFSFSGLKTAVARWIEAKRTAGEEVPVRDVAASFQEAVVDVLTRKAVRACKDEGVDHLMIGGGVAANSRLRALAQERCERAGIRLRVPRPGLCTDNGAMVAALGAEMVARNRPASDLELSADSSLPVTEPHVPGEASGHAQGHGHGHAHGHDHDHVHEVSKKNLYS, encoded by the coding sequence CTGATGGCTGACGAACCGCTCGTACTGGGCATCGAGACCTCCTGCGACGAAACCGGCGTCGGCATCGTGCGCGGAACGACGCTGCTCGCCGATGCCGTGGCCTCCAGCGTGGACACCCACGCCCGGTTCGGCGGCGTGGTCCCCGAGATCGCCTCCCGGGCCCACCTCGAAGCGATGGTGCCGACCATCGAGCGCGCCCTGAAGACCGCCGGGATCTCCGCGCGCGACCTCGACGGCATCGCGGTCACCGCAGGGCCCGGGCTCGCGGGCGCGCTGCTCGTCGGCGTCTCGGCAGCCAAGGCGTACGCGTACGCCCTGGACAAGCCGCTGTACGGGGTCAACCACCTCGCCTCGCACATCTGCGTCGACCAGCTGGAGCACGGGCCGCTGCCCGAGCCGACGATGGCGCTGCTCGTCTCCGGCGGCCACTCCTCGCTGCTGCTCGCCCCCGACATCACCGCCGACGTCCGCCCCATGGGCGCCACCATCGACGACGCGGCGGGCGAGGCCTTCGACAAGATCGCCCGGGTGCTCCAGCTCGGCTTCCCCGGCGGCCCGGTCATCGACCGCCTCGCCAAGGAGGGCGACCCGAACGCGATCGCCTTCCCGCGCGGCCTGACCGGTTCGCGCGACCCGGCGTACGACTTCTCCTTCTCCGGTCTGAAGACCGCCGTGGCCCGCTGGATCGAGGCCAAGCGCACGGCGGGCGAGGAGGTGCCGGTGCGCGATGTGGCCGCGTCCTTCCAGGAGGCCGTGGTGGACGTCCTGACCCGCAAGGCCGTACGCGCCTGCAAGGACGAGGGCGTCGACCACCTGATGATCGGCGGCGGCGTCGCCGCCAACTCCCGGCTGCGCGCGCTCGCCCAGGAGCGCTGCGAGCGGGCCGGCATCCGGCTGCGGGTGCCCCGGCCCGGCCTGTGCACCGACAACGGCGCGATGGTCGCGGCCCTCGGCGCGGAGATGGTGGCCAGGAACCGGCCCGCCTCCGACCTGGAACTCTCGGCGGACTCCTCGCTGCCGGTGACCGAGCCGCACGTACCGGGCGAGGCGTCCGGACATGCCCAGGGTCACGGCCACGGACATGCCCACGGTCACGACCACGACCATGTGCACGAGGTCAGCAAGAAGAACCTGTACTCATGA
- a CDS encoding NAD(P)H-hydrate dehydratase, which yields MRTAYDVDTVRAAERELMTHLPPGTLMQRAAAALAAACANMLGRVYGTRIVLLVGSGDNGGDALYAGARLARRGAGVSAVLLSPDRAHPEGLAALERAGGRVADDPFEVLAAADLVLDGIIGIGGGGGLRPDAVPLARAARGSNALVVAVDLPSGVDADTGEVRGEALRADATVTFGAYKPGLLIDPAREYAGVVHIVPIGLDLPSVPAVEALQHADMADLLPTPAAESDKYRRGVVGVVAGSARYPGAAVLAVAGALRGGAGAVRYVGPGGDAVIARFPETLVSDGSPARAGRVQAWVVGPGLGDGPGVEEVLASDVPVLVDADGLHGLDPEVVRARSAATLLTPHAGEAAALLGVAREEVEAGRLAAARALASRYAATVLLKGSTTLVADAEGPVRVNPTGTPWLATAGSGDVLSGLTGSLLATGLPARDAGAMGAYLHGLAGRHAAQGAPVTAYGVAEALPTAWQDAARPNPQ from the coding sequence ATGCGTACTGCCTATGACGTCGACACCGTTCGGGCCGCCGAGCGCGAGCTCATGACCCACCTCCCCCCCGGCACGCTCATGCAGCGCGCCGCCGCCGCCCTCGCCGCCGCCTGCGCGAACATGCTGGGCCGGGTCTACGGCACCCGCATCGTCCTGCTCGTCGGCAGCGGCGACAACGGCGGCGACGCGCTGTACGCCGGAGCCCGCCTGGCCCGCAGGGGCGCCGGCGTGAGCGCGGTACTGCTCAGCCCCGACCGCGCCCACCCGGAGGGCCTGGCCGCGCTGGAGCGGGCCGGCGGCCGGGTCGCCGACGACCCGTTCGAGGTACTGGCCGCCGCCGACCTCGTACTGGACGGCATCATCGGCATCGGCGGCGGCGGCGGCCTGCGCCCCGACGCCGTACCGCTGGCCCGCGCGGCCCGCGGCTCGAACGCGCTGGTCGTCGCCGTCGACCTGCCCAGCGGCGTGGACGCGGACACCGGCGAAGTACGGGGCGAGGCGCTGCGGGCGGACGCGACCGTCACGTTCGGGGCGTACAAGCCGGGTCTGCTCATCGACCCCGCACGGGAGTACGCGGGCGTGGTCCACATCGTGCCGATCGGCCTCGACCTGCCCTCCGTACCGGCCGTCGAGGCGCTCCAACACGCCGACATGGCGGACCTGTTGCCCACCCCGGCCGCCGAGAGCGACAAGTACCGGCGGGGTGTCGTCGGCGTCGTCGCCGGGTCGGCCCGCTATCCGGGGGCGGCGGTCCTGGCGGTCGCGGGAGCGCTGCGCGGCGGCGCGGGCGCGGTGCGCTATGTGGGGCCCGGCGGCGACGCGGTGATCGCGCGCTTCCCCGAGACCCTGGTGTCGGACGGCTCGCCCGCGCGGGCCGGGCGGGTGCAGGCGTGGGTGGTGGGCCCCGGACTCGGCGACGGCCCGGGCGTCGAGGAGGTGCTCGCATCGGACGTGCCGGTCCTGGTGGACGCGGACGGCCTGCACGGTCTGGACCCCGAGGTCGTACGGGCCCGCTCGGCGGCCACCCTGCTCACCCCGCACGCGGGGGAGGCGGCGGCGCTGCTCGGGGTGGCGCGCGAGGAGGTGGAGGCGGGGCGGCTCGCGGCGGCGCGTGCGCTGGCCTCGCGGTACGCGGCGACCGTCCTGCTGAAGGGCTCGACCACCCTGGTCGCGGACGCGGAGGGCCCGGTGCGGGTCAACCCGACCGGTACGCCCTGGCTGGCCACGGCCGGGAGCGGCGATGTCCTGTCCGGCCTGACGGGCTCGCTGCTCGCGACGGGGTTGCCCGCGCGGGATGCGGGGGCGATGGGGGCCTATCTCCATGGTCTGGCCGGGCGCCATGCGGCGCAGGGGGCTCCTGTGACGGCGTACGGGGTGGCTGAGGCGCTGCCCACCGCCTGGCAGGACGCGGCCCGCCCCAACCCCCAATAG